The window GAACCTCCGTCAGTATCTGATGAAGATGCAGCAGGGGAATTTCTCCCTGTCAAAATATTTCACCGGAATTGATATTTCACTTCCCCCAATAATCCCCGGAAGGGTCTATGCCCTGTCACAGATAGGGAACAAATAAAAGGATGGATTATACTGATAATTGGAGTTAGATTGATAGGTATGGAAATAATACTGCCCCTTTATCTGGTGAACAATATGCCCTGGGTCTGGCTTGGAATTGCCGTGATCATGACCATCATTGAAGGACTGACCATGGGGCTGACGACTGTCTGGCTCGCCCTGGCTGCTCTTGTTTCTATGGTGCTGGCTTTTTTTATACCATCCCTTACCACCCAGATTACGGTATTCCTGATCCTCTCTATTCTTATGCTTGCATTTACACGGCCTCTGGCTGTCAATAAAATGAAAATGGGGAAGGAAAAAACCAATGCAGACCGGCTCGTCGGTATGACAGGAATCGTGAAAATCCCTGTATCCAGTGATCAGCCGGGTCAAGTCAAGGTGGCAGGACAGATCTGGACCGCCCGTCCTGAAGAGTTTGAAATGAAATTTGCCATTGGAGAGGAGATTCAGATCATTCGGATTGAGGGAGTCACCCTTATAATCAGTAAACCGGCAGAATAACTGCCTAAAATATATAGGAGTTGAACATGAATTCATCCTGGCTGATCATAGCCTTACTTCTCTTCTTACTGATCCTTCTGATTAAAAATATCAGGATTGTCCCTCAGGCAAATGCCTTTATTCTTGAAAGACTGGGAGCCTACCAGACAACCTGGGAAGTCGGACTTCATGTCAAGATTCCTCTAGTGGACAGAGTCTCCAATAAAGTGTCTATGAAAGAGAATGTCATCGATTTTGATCCCCAGCCTGTTATAACTAAAGACAACGTCACCATGCAGATCGATACGGTTGTGTATTATCAGATTACAGATGCCAAACTCTTTACCTATGGGGTGGACAGGCCTATCTCGGCGATTGAAAATTTAACGGCGACCACATTGAGAAATATCATCGGAGACCTGGAACTGGATGAGACCCTGACCTCCCGGGATGTTATC is drawn from Oceanispirochaeta sp. and contains these coding sequences:
- a CDS encoding NfeD family protein; its protein translation is MEIILPLYLVNNMPWVWLGIAVIMTIIEGLTMGLTTVWLALAALVSMVLAFFIPSLTTQITVFLILSILMLAFTRPLAVNKMKMGKEKTNADRLVGMTGIVKIPVSSDQPGQVKVAGQIWTARPEEFEMKFAIGEEIQIIRIEGVTLIISKPAE